A window of Christiangramia forsetii KT0803 contains these coding sequences:
- a CDS encoding NAD-dependent epimerase/dehydratase family protein, giving the protein MDQPAIKTDKEIIVVSGSSGLIGTTLINKLAEKYLIIGLDNIGYPFPPITAECVCIDITSDESMENAFERIRFAYGNKIASVIHLAAYYDFSGEPSPLYQKITVEGTERLLKVLQGFEVEQFVFSSSLLVYDSTKPGIDITEESPVNPKWDYPQSKVDTEKILRSKRGDIPVMNLRIAGVYSDEGDSIPITNQIQRIYENQLTSHFYPGKFDRGNPYVHLEDLITGLIKAIEKRKEFSGMTTINLGEPETMSFIELQNEIACLLFNKEWKTYKIPNFVAKTGAWVQDLFGDSFIKPWMVDLTDEHMQLDISRANKLLDWEPKHRLKNSLPKIIENLKDHPVKWYKGNDLKLPSKLKEK; this is encoded by the coding sequence ATGGACCAACCGGCAATAAAAACAGACAAGGAAATAATTGTAGTAAGTGGCAGTAGTGGCCTTATTGGTACAACTCTCATCAACAAACTGGCAGAAAAATACCTTATAATCGGGCTGGACAATATAGGATATCCTTTTCCGCCCATTACAGCAGAATGTGTATGTATCGATATCACTTCTGATGAAAGTATGGAAAATGCTTTTGAACGAATACGTTTTGCCTACGGAAATAAAATTGCCTCAGTAATACATCTTGCTGCGTACTATGATTTTTCAGGGGAACCCAGTCCCCTCTATCAAAAAATCACGGTGGAAGGTACAGAACGCCTCTTAAAGGTTCTACAGGGGTTTGAAGTTGAGCAATTTGTCTTTTCCAGTAGCTTGCTGGTGTATGATTCAACTAAACCCGGCATTGACATAACAGAAGAATCCCCGGTGAACCCAAAATGGGATTATCCTCAATCCAAAGTTGATACCGAAAAAATACTCCGTTCTAAAAGAGGTGATATTCCGGTCATGAATTTGAGGATAGCCGGAGTTTACAGCGATGAGGGTGACTCAATCCCTATTACCAACCAAATTCAGCGTATATACGAAAACCAGTTGACCAGTCATTTTTACCCCGGTAAATTTGACCGCGGAAACCCCTATGTTCACCTGGAGGATCTTATTACAGGTTTAATTAAAGCAATAGAAAAAAGGAAAGAATTCTCAGGGATGACCACCATTAACCTGGGCGAGCCCGAAACAATGAGCTTTATTGAGCTACAAAATGAAATTGCATGTTTACTTTTTAATAAAGAATGGAAAACTTATAAGATCCCAAATTTCGTAGCAAAAACCGGAGCCTGGGTACAGGATCTTTTTGGGGATTCCTTTATTAAACCCTGGATGGTCGATTTAACAGATGAGCATATGCAACTGGATATAAGCCGGGCCAATAAATTGCTGGATTGGGAGCCAAAACATAGACTAAAGAATAGCCTGCCTAAGATTATTGAGAATTTAAAGGATCATCCTGTAAAATGGTATAAAGGAAATGATCTCAAATTACCATCAAAACTTAAAGAAAAATAA
- a CDS encoding vitamin K epoxide reductase family protein has product MTNDQESGKMGKRGVSRPMAQMDMNSSNGHENQHNKMDDSQRDKMLKMHHKQTLWVYWSLILLGVWMIASPLTFDYGKNIVEPSGGRDVWLSLADRITAMRWSDIISGVLLIFFGWRALRPNRPYSVWMACFIGIWISMAPLIFWAPTAVAYYNGTMVGALIIALTILIPGMPNMIKYMHMGGDLPPGWSYNPSSWPQRWIMIALAFVGWVASRYLGAFQLGYVDYAWDPFFGDGTLEVLNSDMSHSWPVSDAALGTFAYTLEFLMGFMGATSRWRTMPWMVTFFGILVIPLGFVSIFLVVSQPLTVGAWCALCLFTAIVMLPMIPLQIDEVIAMGQHMVQRKKKGDSLWKVFWKGGEAITQKSDERSPELAEFAEKPWKVFKASIWGMSAPWKLTLSTILGLGLMFYPTAFGVDIESPMADLNHLGGALVVVVAVVAMAEVLRTFRYLNIGIGLALLIMPWTISDTNITLSMLTSLTGFIVIMLSFHRGAIRENYGLWDKYIK; this is encoded by the coding sequence ATGACTAACGACCAGGAATCAGGAAAAATGGGAAAACGCGGAGTTTCACGACCTATGGCCCAAATGGATATGAATTCTTCTAATGGGCATGAAAATCAGCATAACAAGATGGATGATTCCCAGCGGGACAAAATGCTCAAAATGCATCATAAGCAGACCCTTTGGGTTTATTGGTCCCTAATCTTGCTTGGCGTTTGGATGATTGCTTCCCCACTTACTTTTGATTATGGGAAAAATATAGTGGAACCCAGCGGTGGCAGGGATGTTTGGTTATCCCTTGCCGATAGGATTACCGCTATGCGATGGAGTGATATAATTAGTGGGGTTTTGTTGATTTTCTTCGGATGGCGTGCCCTCAGACCAAATAGGCCATATAGTGTTTGGATGGCCTGTTTCATAGGGATATGGATTAGTATGGCGCCACTTATATTTTGGGCCCCCACGGCAGTAGCTTATTATAACGGCACCATGGTAGGTGCCCTGATTATTGCCCTGACGATCCTTATCCCCGGGATGCCCAATATGATAAAGTATATGCATATGGGTGGCGATTTGCCGCCCGGTTGGTCTTACAATCCATCAAGTTGGCCACAGCGGTGGATTATGATTGCGCTGGCATTTGTGGGTTGGGTGGCTTCTCGCTATTTAGGCGCTTTTCAGTTAGGATATGTTGATTATGCCTGGGATCCGTTTTTTGGAGATGGAACCCTGGAAGTGCTAAATTCCGATATGTCACATTCCTGGCCGGTTTCAGATGCTGCGCTGGGAACGTTTGCTTATACCCTGGAATTTTTGATGGGCTTTATGGGGGCCACTTCCCGGTGGCGAACAATGCCCTGGATGGTGACCTTTTTTGGAATTTTGGTAATTCCATTAGGCTTCGTTAGTATATTTTTAGTGGTATCTCAGCCCCTTACCGTGGGCGCCTGGTGTGCCCTTTGTTTATTTACGGCAATAGTGATGCTGCCTATGATCCCATTACAAATTGATGAAGTAATTGCCATGGGGCAACATATGGTCCAACGAAAGAAGAAGGGAGATTCACTATGGAAGGTTTTTTGGAAAGGTGGAGAGGCAATAACACAAAAATCAGACGAACGCTCCCCGGAACTTGCAGAATTTGCAGAAAAGCCGTGGAAGGTATTCAAAGCATCTATATGGGGAATGAGTGCGCCGTGGAAGTTAACGCTATCTACTATTCTTGGTTTAGGATTGATGTTTTATCCTACCGCATTTGGTGTTGATATAGAATCCCCGATGGCCGATCTAAATCATTTGGGAGGTGCATTGGTAGTGGTTGTGGCGGTAGTGGCCATGGCAGAGGTGTTAAGGACCTTCCGTTACCTCAATATAGGAATAGGCCTAGCATTACTTATTATGCCCTGGACAATTTCCGATACAAATATCACGCTTAGCATGCTTACAAGCCTGACCGGTTTTATAGTAATAATGCTTTCCTTTCATAGAGGAGCTATCAGGGAAAATTATGGGTTATGGGATAAGTATATAAAATAG